The Oceanispirochaeta sp. M1 genome segment GATGCGGTGAGGGGTATTCTTGACGGCCATATTGTTCTTTCCAGAAAACTTGCGGAAAAATATCACTATCCGGCCATAGATGTTCTGGCTTCAGTTTCGAGGCTTGAAACTAAAATAATGCCCCTCAGAATGAGACAGAATGCAGGATATATCAGAAAACTTCTGGCTCTGTATACAGAGAAGGAAGATTTGATCTCTGTTGGTGCTTATGCAAGGGGGTCTAATCCTCTGGTCGATGAGGCTATAGAGAAAATTGATGAAATCAATGGATTCCTGCAGCAGAAAATTGAAGAAAATGCTGAGCTTAAAACCACATTGAAGGATGCGGGAATGCTTTGTGGAGATGTACTGACAGATGAAGATCTGGAGATTCTGGACCGAAAAGCAAAACTGGGAACAGATAAGAAATTGAGAGATGAGGACCTGAGAGATGAAACGATTTCAATTCACGCTTGAGTCTATCCTGGAACTCCGCCTTGAAGAGGAACAGGAAGCTGAGATGATTCTCGGCAGGGCCATGGGGGAATGGAATCATCTGAATGAAGAAAGAATGCAGCGGCTAGCAATCAGGGAGAAGAATAAAGTCTCTCCCATGGCGGGCGGTCAGGATCTTCTTCAGAATGGACTGTATATGGCCCGGATTAATCAGGAAATTCATCATTTTCAGAAAGATATGGATTCCCGGGAAGAGCATCTTGAAGAGCTCAGGGAAAAATACAGAGCCGCCCGCGCCCGTAGGGAAGGTCTTGATAAACTGAAAGAGAAACGGAAAGCAGAACACAATGAAATCAGGAAGAGGGTGGAAGCCCACAGTCTGGATGATTTGTTGAATAATATGAAAACGGTTCATTAATAGGAGAGTCCTGTGGCTGGTATAAATGGCGGCGCC includes the following:
- the fliJ gene encoding flagellar export protein FliJ produces the protein MKRFQFTLESILELRLEEEQEAEMILGRAMGEWNHLNEERMQRLAIREKNKVSPMAGGQDLLQNGLYMARINQEIHHFQKDMDSREEHLEELREKYRAARARREGLDKLKEKRKAEHNEIRKRVEAHSLDDLLNNMKTVH